A stretch of the Kroppenstedtia eburnea genome encodes the following:
- a CDS encoding amino acid adenylation domain-containing protein: MPLNRNGKIDRKALPEPDGFGQIATGYTAPRNHWESVLVAIWEEVLGVDRIGIDDNFFNLGGHSLKTIQIRSRIRQQLGVDMELKDLFDHQTVRELAPLLDAAQAGATEKTERIVPAEQADFYPMSHAQQRLFLLHRLEPSNRSYNMPVAVELMGSLDLEVFQQAIQSLQNRHEGLRTTFTVHAGKPVQRVAESLPLDCPLIDLSDRDETAQQQYLEEIGREEAETDFDLTEGPLFRIRLCKLAKDRYVLWMNMHHIISDYWSWQVLIRDFTALYDAFHQGKTPSLPPLTVQYKDYARWQNDRLGRGELAESEAYWLEQFSGDLPILDLPTDHPRPPIQTFTASQATVALGPDRLKRLRGLAQEQEATLFMTLLSAVGAFLSRMSGQQDLVIGTPEAGRNRAELEDLIGFFVNTLPRLNLRAEQTFTELLQHCKRIALDAYTHHEYPFDRLVEKVKPERDLSRSPIFSVMFQLDQPTIETTLNDLNLRPLPSETHMTNFDLTIVGVETESGLDIQFQYRSDLYEEETVNRWLEQFTVMMDGILMDPTQNISEYPLLTDRQHQLLAEWNDTEVDFPQELVHDRFATIARQMPDQTAVEADGVTLTYRELNDRSERLANFLRRKGIGPDDLVGICMERSVEMMVGLFGILKAGGAYVPLDPAFPEERLKYMLEDSGSQAVLTDQPFISSLVQPDVQIIDMKTVAAEIAAESSERPTIQISGDQIAYVIYTSGSTGKPKGVQVSHRSLANLLTSMEKEPGICADDRFLSVTTLSFDICALELFLPLMVGATVVLVRREVVMDGKRLAKAIKTSGATIMQGTPTMWRLLLTAGWAGSPRLKVLCGGEPLTHELAQKLQMCSAELWNLYGPTETTIWSTVHHVTEQKGPIPIGRPTMNTKLYVLDDWMQPVPIGVPGELYIGGVALARGYHNRPELTAERFVPNPFSDEPGSRLYKTGDRARYLSDGNLECLGRVDDQVKLRGYRIEPGEIQGVLIQHPAVAEATVILREDTPGDQRLVAYVTVSEGHELILRDVQRQLADLLPSYMVPSAIVVLDSLPLTLNGKVDHKQLPFPDTPVLQDTYAPPRDLNELDMVRIWEDLLQIKPIGIHDHFFAIGGQSLKALLLSESIRERFGVQLPMTTLFQKPTVAELCVYLDGRTAMNDACLIKLQQGNGTHPPLFFVHPQGGGVLPYVHVIKELGPEETAYGLQAVGYESNDQPLTSIEAMADRYVEEIRRLVPQGPYRLVGWSFGGTVAYEMARQLEDLGEKVDFIGLFDVKPLDRRGERQEEFTERDAMIYFAILFDLDPDPLARMDVEEGLNQLLQRAKERGIWPPSMTLDSMRRKIDVLVACGQAMTDYRYHGPIRSDLHLFRVNQVSKHGHELIDPAEWKPRTAGQVHVFDVPGDHITMADPPNVNVLAKAMKSAWTQVTISPATGGGS, from the coding sequence ATGCCACTGAATCGCAACGGTAAAATCGACCGAAAAGCATTGCCAGAACCTGACGGGTTCGGACAGATCGCCACCGGTTATACCGCTCCGCGCAATCATTGGGAATCGGTGCTGGTAGCGATCTGGGAAGAGGTACTGGGGGTCGACAGGATCGGCATTGACGATAATTTCTTCAACCTCGGGGGGCATTCACTGAAAACCATTCAAATCCGATCACGAATCAGGCAGCAACTCGGCGTGGATATGGAACTGAAAGACTTGTTTGACCATCAGACGGTTCGTGAACTGGCTCCGCTACTGGACGCGGCACAAGCTGGAGCAACCGAAAAGACGGAGCGCATTGTTCCCGCAGAGCAAGCGGATTTTTATCCCATGTCTCATGCGCAACAACGTTTATTCTTACTCCATCGCCTCGAGCCAAGCAATCGGTCCTACAATATGCCGGTTGCTGTCGAACTGATGGGCTCCTTGGATTTGGAGGTATTTCAGCAAGCCATCCAATCGCTGCAGAATCGGCATGAGGGACTGCGCACCACCTTCACTGTCCACGCGGGGAAGCCTGTACAGCGGGTGGCGGAATCGCTTCCTTTGGATTGTCCCTTGATCGATCTCTCGGACCGTGATGAGACGGCACAGCAACAGTATCTGGAGGAGATCGGGCGGGAGGAAGCGGAGACTGATTTTGATCTGACAGAGGGTCCTCTCTTTCGCATACGGCTTTGCAAGCTAGCGAAGGACCGCTATGTGCTGTGGATGAATATGCACCATATCATCAGTGATTATTGGTCGTGGCAAGTGCTGATCCGGGACTTCACAGCTCTGTATGACGCATTTCATCAAGGGAAAACCCCTTCGTTGCCGCCGTTGACCGTGCAATACAAAGACTATGCGCGTTGGCAAAATGATCGTCTGGGGCGCGGAGAGCTGGCCGAATCAGAAGCCTACTGGTTGGAGCAGTTCAGCGGTGATCTTCCAATTCTGGATCTTCCAACGGATCATCCACGTCCACCGATACAGACTTTCACCGCTTCGCAGGCGACTGTCGCACTGGGGCCGGATCGTCTGAAGCGACTGAGGGGACTGGCACAGGAGCAAGAGGCGACCTTATTCATGACGCTTTTGTCTGCAGTCGGAGCGTTCTTGTCGAGAATGAGTGGGCAACAGGATCTCGTGATCGGGACACCGGAAGCGGGACGTAACCGAGCCGAGCTGGAAGATCTGATTGGATTCTTCGTCAATACACTGCCACGTCTCAACCTTCGTGCTGAACAAACGTTTACCGAACTGCTGCAACATTGCAAGCGGATTGCACTGGACGCATACACCCACCATGAATATCCCTTTGATCGATTGGTGGAAAAAGTAAAACCGGAGCGCGATCTGAGTCGGTCACCGATTTTCTCGGTTATGTTTCAGTTGGATCAGCCCACGATAGAGACCACATTAAATGATCTGAATCTCCGTCCGTTACCGTCCGAAACCCACATGACCAATTTCGATCTGACGATCGTCGGCGTTGAGACGGAATCCGGGCTCGACATCCAATTTCAATACCGCAGCGATCTTTATGAAGAGGAAACGGTGAATCGTTGGCTGGAGCAGTTCACGGTTATGATGGATGGTATTTTAATGGATCCGACGCAAAACATTTCCGAGTACCCTCTGTTGACCGATCGACAGCATCAGTTATTGGCTGAATGGAACGACACAGAGGTGGATTTTCCGCAAGAGCTCGTACACGATCGGTTTGCTACCATCGCCCGCCAAATGCCGGATCAAACAGCGGTGGAGGCGGATGGTGTGACATTGACCTATCGTGAGCTGAACGATCGTTCCGAACGTTTGGCCAACTTCCTGCGAAGGAAAGGGATCGGACCGGATGATTTGGTCGGGATCTGTATGGAGCGTTCGGTGGAAATGATGGTCGGACTGTTCGGCATCTTGAAAGCAGGCGGGGCCTATGTGCCACTCGATCCAGCTTTTCCGGAAGAGCGTCTGAAATATATGTTGGAAGATTCCGGTTCCCAAGCGGTGTTGACGGATCAGCCATTCATTTCTTCATTGGTGCAGCCGGATGTTCAAATCATCGATATGAAAACCGTAGCTGCAGAAATCGCTGCTGAGTCAAGTGAAAGGCCTACTATCCAGATATCGGGCGACCAGATTGCTTATGTCATCTATACATCTGGCTCAACCGGCAAACCAAAGGGGGTTCAAGTTTCACACCGTTCCCTGGCCAACTTATTGACCAGCATGGAGAAAGAGCCGGGTATCTGTGCGGATGATCGTTTTCTGTCGGTAACGACGTTGTCTTTTGATATCTGCGCGCTGGAGTTGTTTTTGCCCTTGATGGTGGGTGCAACGGTCGTATTGGTTCGACGCGAGGTCGTGATGGACGGTAAGCGTCTGGCCAAGGCGATAAAGACGAGCGGAGCGACGATCATGCAGGGGACTCCGACGATGTGGCGTTTGTTACTGACAGCGGGTTGGGCAGGGAGTCCCCGGTTGAAGGTTTTGTGTGGTGGTGAACCGTTGACGCATGAATTGGCACAGAAGCTGCAAATGTGCAGTGCAGAACTGTGGAACCTCTATGGACCGACTGAGACAACCATCTGGTCGACGGTGCATCATGTAACTGAGCAGAAAGGACCGATCCCGATCGGTCGTCCGACCATGAACACCAAGCTGTATGTATTAGATGACTGGATGCAACCGGTTCCGATCGGAGTACCGGGGGAGCTGTATATCGGTGGGGTGGCGTTGGCGCGTGGTTACCACAACCGCCCGGAGCTGACTGCTGAGCGGTTTGTACCGAATCCGTTTTCGGATGAGCCGGGTTCCCGATTGTATAAAACCGGCGATAGGGCCCGCTATCTGTCAGATGGAAACTTGGAATGCCTGGGACGGGTCGACGATCAGGTCAAGTTGCGAGGCTACCGCATTGAGCCCGGTGAAATCCAAGGGGTGTTAATCCAACACCCGGCAGTTGCAGAAGCGACGGTGATCCTGCGTGAAGATACACCGGGCGATCAACGCTTGGTCGCGTATGTGACGGTTTCCGAAGGGCATGAGCTGATCCTTCGCGATGTGCAACGACAACTTGCCGATTTGTTGCCATCCTATATGGTGCCATCCGCCATCGTGGTGCTGGATAGCCTCCCGCTGACCCTGAACGGCAAAGTGGATCACAAGCAACTTCCGTTCCCGGATACTCCGGTGCTTCAGGATACATACGCACCGCCGCGGGATCTGAATGAGTTGGATATGGTACGGATCTGGGAGGATCTGTTGCAAATCAAACCGATTGGCATCCACGATCATTTTTTTGCGATTGGTGGGCAGTCGTTAAAAGCGTTGCTTCTGTCAGAAAGTATTCGTGAACGATTCGGCGTTCAGCTACCGATGACCACACTGTTTCAGAAGCCGACAGTTGCTGAACTGTGCGTATACTTGGATGGCCGGACGGCAATGAATGATGCTTGCCTGATCAAGCTTCAGCAAGGAAATGGAACACATCCCCCGCTGTTCTTCGTGCATCCACAAGGAGGGGGAGTCTTGCCCTATGTCCATGTGATCAAGGAACTCGGACCTGAAGAAACGGCATATGGTTTACAGGCGGTAGGCTATGAGTCGAATGATCAGCCATTGACATCGATTGAAGCCATGGCTGATCGATATGTGGAAGAAATTCGCCGTTTGGTGCCACAGGGTCCGTACCGTTTGGTTGGATGGTCCTTTGGTGGTACGGTTGCTTACGAGATGGCGAGGCAGTTGGAGGATTTAGGCGAGAAGGTGGATTTTATCGGGCTCTTTGACGTGAAGCCACTGGATCGCCGCGGAGAAAGACAAGAAGAGTTTACAGAGCGTGATGCGATGATCTATTTCGCTATCCTGTTTGACCTCGATCCTGATCCGTTGGCAAGGATGGATGTGGAAGAAGGGCTCAACCAGCTCCTTCAGCGGGCAAAAGAGCGTGGGATATGGCCGCCAAGCATGACACTCGATTCGATGCGCCGTAAAATCGATGTGCTAGTCGCATGTGGACAAGCGATGACCGATTATCGATACCATGGACCGATTCGTTCGGATCTCCATCTGTTCCGGGTAAACCAAGTGTCCAAGCACGGTCATGAACTGATTGATCCGGCAGAGTGGAAACCCCGTACTGCCGGTCAGGTTCACGTTTTTGACGTGCCGGGTGATCACATCACGATGGCGGATCCACCGAATGTCAATGTTCTAGCCAAGGCGATGAAGAGTGCTTGGACCCAAGTGACCATCTCACCGGCAACTGGAGGTGGGAGTTGA
- a CDS encoding kinase, with the protein MQEGWKTDSTAVRGRFGTGTAFGTFGELLQGVHADNDLDFLVTFPIDRGSRAILRPDSSSELTVVPPFKQKSVQLAARLLDHFGLPCRGSLMIESDLPIGKGLASSSADLLATARAIESCYGINIPISLLQRFMAEIEPTDGVMYPGVVSFFHRKVELGEIFGPMPRMTVVAVDEGGEVDTIDYNRFRKPYTAEEKLEYTQLMSRLKIAFQEQDVYTIGQVATRSTMMNQSRQEKRSLKHLLQLSHEQAALGIVNAHSGTFIGLLFWKEDRNYERKLAETIKQMKQTYVNVYVYHSL; encoded by the coding sequence ATGCAGGAGGGATGGAAAACAGACAGCACGGCAGTCCGTGGAAGATTTGGAACGGGTACGGCGTTTGGAACCTTCGGTGAACTGTTACAGGGTGTTCACGCCGATAACGACCTTGATTTTTTGGTTACCTTCCCAATCGACCGAGGCTCAAGGGCGATCCTTCGCCCCGACTCATCAAGCGAATTAACAGTAGTGCCCCCATTTAAACAGAAGTCAGTTCAATTGGCTGCACGATTGTTGGATCACTTTGGACTGCCGTGCAGAGGATCACTGATGATTGAGAGTGATCTGCCGATTGGAAAGGGGCTTGCCAGCTCTTCGGCGGATCTTTTGGCAACGGCAAGAGCGATCGAGTCTTGTTATGGAATCAACATCCCGATTTCCTTGCTTCAAAGGTTCATGGCGGAGATCGAGCCGACCGACGGCGTGATGTACCCCGGGGTCGTCTCCTTCTTTCATCGAAAAGTGGAGCTGGGTGAAATCTTCGGGCCGATGCCGCGTATGACAGTGGTTGCCGTCGACGAAGGGGGGGAAGTGGACACCATCGACTATAACCGGTTCCGCAAACCTTACACAGCAGAGGAGAAACTGGAATACACACAGCTGATGAGTCGCCTGAAAATCGCTTTTCAAGAGCAGGATGTCTACACAATCGGTCAAGTAGCCACCCGAAGTACCATGATGAATCAATCAAGACAGGAAAAGCGTTCGTTGAAGCATTTGTTGCAGCTCTCCCACGAGCAAGCGGCACTCGGCATTGTGAATGCACACAGTGGCACCTTTATCGGTCTGCTATTCTGGAAAGAAGATCGTAACTATGAGCGCAAATTGGCAGAAACAATAAAACAAATGAAACAAACGTATGTCAATGTGTATGTCTATCACTCTCTCTAA